CCCACTCCGAGGCATAGTCTTTGCGGTGCTCGACCACCATGCGCACCGCCCGTTCGCGTAACTCGGCAGGGTACCTGGTCACCTTTGCCATTGCTCCGTCCTCTCAAAGTCCGGAGCCTCCAGGATACCCGGGGCGGTTCAGTATAGGCATCGAAGAACTGCCAGGGGTTGGGGTCAAGGTTTTTCAGGTTGTCGTCAGCGAAGCGGCAGAGCAGATTGAGCCAGGTGGTATTGAGCGGTGGGGCAACGGCAGCCATCATCGTCGGCCCCGTGGGTTGGATCGATGAGGCAGTGACGACTGGTCGCCGGCTCACAGATGCCGCGGAGGCGACCACGCCGGTCGTCACCACGTGCTTGGACTCAATGGCGCGCAGGCCTTGGCGCGGTAGTTGGGTGGACTGGTTGACCTGGATCTCGATGGAATGGGCGGGGTCGGCATCCGGCTCAAGCGCAACGATCACCTTGCTCGAGGTTGGTGTATCACCCCAGTAGATCCGCAAGAACCCGGAGAGCGACGTCGCTTGACCGGGACGCAATACCGGAGCAGGGCTCGGAGCCGCGGTCGGAGTGCCTGTGGCCGGCCCGGTGGTCGGAGTGCCCGGATTGCGCGGTTGACCTCCGGCAGTGGGTGTCGGCGTCACATGGCCCTGCGCCGATGGTGTCGGCGGAGGCGTTTGAGCCCACGTCGTCGGTGGAGTAGGAAAGAGGGTCAGCTTCAGCATGAGCAGGAGAGCGGCCAGGCACACGAATCGGCGTCGCATCGTTACCTCAGTGCAATAAACTCCGCACAGGCTGTCACGGCAGTTGCGATACTGTCAAGAATAAATTTCAACGACTTGGCCGTGGGTGCAGACGGGTTCGCGGATTGCCGATACTATGGGTCACAACCATCGACCACCATGGGGGCGCACATGGCGCGACGACCGGGTCTTGGCCATCGCTCTCGCACGGCGATGCCCGTCTTCGCGATTGTCGTCCTGCTCGGCCTGACTTCCGGCTGCCAGGATCGGCCCACGCCACCCAGCAGCGCGCGTTCTCCTCAGGCGGCGGTGCGCAGCACCGCGACGCAGGGGACCACGCCGGTGGCGGCGGTGTCGCGCAACCAGCCCAAGCCGGCGGTCCAGGCCACGCCGAACGCTAGTCCCACTCCTCAGGGGCAGGACATCCTCGTCGAATATCCCAACACCACCGTGGTCATTCCGCCTCACGGCACCGTGTATTTCGCCGGCGCCCGCCGCACGCCAGCCCCCGCACCCACGCCTGGCGGCGGCGGTTCGCTGCGGGTGCAAAGTCTTGCCGACCAGCCTGCCGGCCTGACGTACGACTTCGCTGTGAATTCGCATCCAGCACGTCTGACCATCACCGTTGCGCCAGACCAGGCGGCTGCAATTGTTGAGGGGCCAACGGGTGAGCCTACACAGAACTGTGTTACCGTGGCCCAGCAACTCAATATCGTCCAATGTGTCGCAGGGTTCCGGTCGGCGGTAACGTTCACCACCGTCATCGCCGATCGCGTGGCTCCTGCCACCTCTATGGTTCAGTACCCGTCTGGCTGGAACCTTATCGCCTCTGCTGATAACTCTCCGCTGTTGAGCGATCTCCAATCGGTGTATCTGGTTGGCAGGATGGCCGTAAATCACACGAGCCACGATCTCCCGATCGCAACCGGTACGATGCTCCCTCGGCTGACGATGTACTGGACATTTTTCTCTGATCTGAGAACCATCTCTCTACCTGACGCACCTGCAGAGATCTTCTCCTATTCGATCAATCACGACGAACTGACCCCGATTGGCAATGCAACCGATCGTCCGGCGCAGGTGTCCGGGGTCGATGCCGTGCTGGTGTACGACCCAACAACAGCGATGTATCAGGAAACTACGACGCTCCAGCCCGGCCAGGCGGGCTGGGTCTACTCGACTCAGCCCGGTACCGTGACCGTCAGCACCGTATCCCAATAGGGGCGTTTTCGAGAGGCGGTTGGGTACCACCCGTTTGCTCTGGGAGCATGCGCGGTCCGGGCAGCGCCGTCCATCGCGATTCCTCCAGATCGGACTGGAGGAAATACGGGTTCCGACCTGGAGGGTTCGCTAGCCGATGCGGGCGGTCAGCCGGTCAGCAAGGGCACGGAGCATTTCCTCACGCGAGACGAGCCCCAGCTCGTGCGCCAGCCAGCCGATCTGGAAGCGGTTGGCGGCGCCGATACGGGCGCTCAGCTCGTGGATATGGCTCGCGACAGTGCTCGCGCTGAGATCGAGCCGGGCAGCCGTTTGCTGGTCGCTCAGGCCGCCGGCGATCAGCACCAGCACCCGTCGCTGCTGTGGTGTGAGCGGCGCTGTGCGCGGCGCGGCGCTCTCCTCACGCGGTCCGTGCGCGGCGGCGAACGCTGTGAGCACCGCGCGGCTCCAAAGCTTATGGGAGTCGTCGCTGCCGGTGCCGGCAGCGGCCAGAACGCGGCCCAGCAGGGCCGGCGTCACTTCGCTCAGCAGCACACAGGCCGCGACCGCCGCCTCGCCCAGGGCAACCAGCGTCTGAGGATCAAGCTGGTCGAGGAGGATGACGAAGCACGCCGTGGGACAGCGCTCGCGCAGCCGCGTGATCACGATCGGAGCGGCCACACCGGCAACGGCGCCGGGGAGCACGATCACGTCAGGCGCCAGCGCCGGCGCCATGCAAAGCGCGTCCGCCGCCGTCGTGGCTTCGCCCATCACCGCGACCGTGGGCAGGTCAGCGAGCAGGCTGCGCAGACCCAGCCAGGCAAGCGTGTCGCCCCGGACCAGGAACACGCGGCACAGCGCCGATGTTGGCGAGCTAACGGACTCGGCGGCGCGGATGGCAGTGACCACGGGAACCTCCTGAACCGGGTTCGCCACACAACGGTCTCTCTACAGTAACGGTATGTATACAGGATCGCAAGCAAATCTTTATGATGTGTCAGTCAACTCGAAGCGGCGCCCGTGCCGCCGCGAAGGAGCCGCCGCTGGACGCATTAGCGTGCCTCAGTGCCGAGGATCGCGCCCGCATGGAGGCGCTGCTGGCCGAAGTGATTGCGGCCATGCGCGCCGGCGGACGCGATCCGCAGACGCAGCAAGTCCTGCTCGGCATGCTCTTTGCCGACCGGCTGCAGGAGCTTGCGGCACAGGGGGTGGCGTGGGCCGCGCGCGTGCGGCGGCTGCACGCGGCGCGGGTCGATCTCGGCCTGGAGGACGTGCTCCGCCGGCACGGCATCGAGC
This genomic window from Dehalococcoidia bacterium contains:
- a CDS encoding response regulator transcription factor, which produces MVTAIRAAESVSSPTSALCRVFLVRGDTLAWLGLRSLLADLPTVAVMGEATTAADALCMAPALAPDVIVLPGAVAGVAAPIVITRLRERCPTACFVILLDQLDPQTLVALGEAAVAACVLLSEVTPALLGRVLAAAGTGSDDSHKLWSRAVLTAFAAAHGPREESAAPRTAPLTPQQRRVLVLIAGGLSDQQTAARLDLSASTVASHIHELSARIGAANRFQIGWLAHELGLVSREEMLRALADRLTARIG